One genomic window of Verrucomicrobiia bacterium includes the following:
- a CDS encoding class I SAM-dependent RNA methyltransferase has translation MPGGPPPKAGTVAPSPHPAKPEFHRPRAWRPGWIHGKPGPSDMLSDVAHQPGDRLQLAVESLAYGGDGVARTEGFVVFIPFTAPGDRIEAELVEVKKHFARARLIQVLDPSPDRVNPACSLFGECGGCQYQHLRYDAQLRLKQRQVTELLDRLGGFHDAPIDPVVPCPVPYGYRNRIMVRSQWDKPNQRLVVGFIRADNRLVVDVPSCPIAEPALNEQLTQVRAHPPPKGGIKVTLRLAPDGWEVPPDSFFQNNFHLLPNLVETVRQRLRAAGIRYLIDAYCGVGFFALECAGVVERFTGVEIDKSAIKAARRNLELRGATNGDFIAGPAEEWIPALLQRFPPDHTAVIIDPPRVGCAPPFLRALRETLPAQVIYVSCHPATLARDLKLLCADGCYRLEQVTPLDMFPQTQHVECIASLRRGA, from the coding sequence ATGCCCGGCGGCCCTCCGCCGAAGGCCGGCACAGTAGCGCCGTCTCCGCACCCCGCAAAACCCGAATTTCACAGGCCCCGCGCTTGGAGACCCGGGTGGATTCATGGTAAGCCCGGCCCCTCCGACATGCTCAGCGACGTGGCCCACCAACCCGGCGACCGCCTCCAACTCGCGGTGGAAAGTCTCGCCTACGGCGGCGACGGCGTGGCCCGCACCGAAGGCTTCGTGGTCTTCATTCCCTTCACCGCCCCCGGCGATCGCATCGAAGCCGAACTCGTCGAGGTCAAAAAGCACTTCGCCCGCGCCCGCCTCATCCAGGTCCTCGATCCGTCGCCGGACCGCGTCAACCCCGCCTGTTCCCTCTTCGGGGAATGCGGCGGCTGCCAGTACCAGCACCTCCGCTACGACGCCCAACTGCGCCTCAAACAGCGCCAGGTCACCGAACTCCTCGATCGCCTCGGCGGCTTCCACGACGCCCCCATCGATCCCGTTGTCCCCTGCCCCGTCCCCTACGGTTACCGCAACCGCATCATGGTCCGCAGCCAGTGGGACAAACCCAACCAACGTCTCGTCGTCGGCTTCATCCGCGCCGACAACCGCCTCGTCGTGGATGTCCCGTCCTGTCCCATCGCCGAACCCGCCCTCAACGAGCAACTCACCCAGGTCCGCGCCCACCCCCCGCCCAAGGGCGGCATCAAGGTCACCCTCCGCCTCGCCCCCGACGGCTGGGAAGTCCCGCCGGATTCCTTCTTCCAGAACAATTTCCATCTCCTCCCCAACCTCGTCGAAACCGTCCGCCAGCGTCTCCGCGCCGCCGGCATCCGTTATCTCATCGACGCCTACTGCGGCGTCGGCTTCTTCGCCCTCGAATGTGCAGGCGTGGTCGAGCGCTTCACCGGCGTGGAGATCGACAAGTCCGCCATCAAGGCCGCCCGCCGCAATCTCGAACTCCGCGGCGCCACCAACGGCGACTTCATCGCCGGCCCCGCCGAGGAATGGATCCCCGCCCTGCTCCAGCGTTTCCCCCCGGACCACACCGCCGTCATCATCGATCCCCCGCGCGTCGGCTGCGCGCCTCCCTTCCTCCGCGCCCTCCGCGAGACCCTTCCGGCCCAGGTGATCTACGTCTCCTGCCACCCCGCCACCCTCGCTCGCGACCTCAAACTTCTCTGCGCCGACGGCTGCTACCGCCTCGAACAGGTCACCCCGCTCGACATGTTCCCCCAGACCCAGCACGTCGAGTGCATCGCCAGCCTCCGCCGCGGTGCTTGA
- a CDS encoding superoxide dismutase, translated as MAHELAPLPYGPNALEPVIDAATMEIHHGRHHKAYVDNLNKALAGQPALEAKSLDALIADLASVPDAIRGPVRNNGGGHWNHTFFWRTMGPGSGGAPSGGLADEIAATFGSFDDFKARFEAAGLGRFGSGWVWLLRNAAGKLEIASTANQDNPLMGQAIAGCAGKPILGCDVWEHAYYLKYQNKRADYLKAWWNVVNWAEVAKHA; from the coding sequence ATGGCACACGAACTCGCTCCTCTTCCTTACGGCCCCAACGCCCTCGAACCCGTCATCGACGCGGCCACCATGGAAATCCACCACGGGCGCCATCACAAGGCCTACGTGGACAACCTCAACAAGGCCCTCGCCGGCCAGCCCGCCCTCGAGGCCAAGTCCCTCGACGCCCTCATCGCCGATCTCGCCTCCGTCCCCGACGCCATCCGTGGTCCCGTCCGCAACAATGGCGGCGGTCACTGGAACCACACCTTCTTCTGGCGGACCATGGGGCCCGGCTCCGGTGGCGCCCCCTCCGGCGGCCTCGCCGACGAAATCGCCGCCACCTTCGGGAGCTTCGACGACTTCAAGGCCAGGTTCGAAGCCGCCGGCCTCGGCCGCTTCGGGAGCGGCTGGGTCTGGCTCCTGCGCAACGCCGCGGGCAAACTCGAAATCGCCAGCACCGCCAACCAGGACAATCCCCTCATGGGCCAGGCCATCGCCGGTTGCGCCGGCAAACCCATCCTCGGCTGCGATGTCTGGGAACACGCCTACTACCTCAAATACCAGAACAAACGCGCCGACTACCTCAAGGCCTGGTGGAACGTCGTCAACTGGGCCGAGGTCGCCAAACACGCCTG